The Daphnia carinata strain CSIRO-1 chromosome 1, CSIRO_AGI_Dcar_HiC_V3, whole genome shotgun sequence sequence GGCAAAATACTGGATGTGAATACCTCCACTCCGTCCTCACCACCGCCTGGAACGTTGCATGCTTTGCGACAGGATTCCATTGCCCGTACAAGtgttaaattattattttattttttacaaattGTATATTAGTACTGTTGACCATCTGTTTTGAAGGACATGCTATTTTGGGTCGTGGGTTGCCTGGAAATCTAGGAATCTCACCTACCGGAACTGCCTTCCCTTCACCCTTTGGCATAAGACCAGTCGGATTCCGCCGTGCTCCTGGTCTAGCCGTAACAGGTAGATCAGATACACCCGTCCGACCACGCTCTTCCTCTGCTCACCCTACTGTCCAAAGAGGAAATGGAAATAAGGAAGCCATACCACTCACGGAGCTATCTACTTCAGCGGACCATTCTCAAAACAGTGATCAACAAGTATAATTTATTTCGTTCTTCACACTGCAATAACTCCAGTAAATAACGCGGTCTTTTCGGGTATAGGATTCTTCTGCGGGCCAAGCTGCAAATCTGTAGATTACTAATTAAAAAACCGGATGAAATTACTATCAACGCCATCAAGCCGGTTGGTGATAAATTACAGCATAGGACGTATTTTGTATTATAGTTGATTGTCTCTACAAAAATATTACACATAATTCGAAATTTCTAACTGCGTGCGAAAACATTCATAAATTTATTTACTCTTGATTAAACAAAGACCTGAAGCACTCAGGGATATAAGGAATCATGTCAGAGGCGAGTGTTCCACGACCTATGTGAAAATATTGATCGAAGAAAATGTTTAGAActaaaaattataaaaaaagaaacaataaaataagattACCATGGATTTCGAAAGCTTTTCTGTTGATCATTCGGCTAAGATGGGCTGCCGCAGCTCCTGCCGATAAGGTAACTTCATGACTGTATTGGTCGTGCGTCTTCCAGTAGAGGAAAGTGGCTAACATTCCAGACATTAAATCACCCTGTCCACCACATCTCCTTGGTGAACCCATCTTTTCACAGATGTTGATGTTAATCCCATTAGTTATTATgtctttttctgctttttggAGAATTGTTACATGTCCCAATTTTTTAGCCAAGGCACCTACATCTTCGGGTTGTACAGGTTGACTAGGATCAATGGTTATACCCATGATGGCTTTATAAAGTCTGGTGAACTCTATAGTATTTGGTGTCAGAATCACATTGGtgcaattttgaataatatGGTGGTTGCTATTGATGTAGAATAATCCATCTGCATCTATCACAAGAGGAATTTTAAGTTCCTTTGCATGGTTAATTATGGGACCCAATACTTTGAAAACTGATTCATCTCTACCAAGACCAGGTCCTAGTATTAGAGAATGAATTCGAGGTAGCCATGCTGAAATAGCCTCAAATGCATTTGGGGCATCAAGCAAGGGATGGACGATAAGCTCAGGACTATAACTTTTAATAACTGGAGCAGCCTCTTTCATGCAGAAAACATGTACTAGGTCACATCCAACACGTAGAGCAGCAATTGCAGCAAAATAAGGAGCTCCTGTGTACTCCAAGCTACCTCCAATAACACCGATTCGTCCACTTTCACCCTTGTGTAATGAGTTGCTAAGAATTGGAAtacttttcttcatttctagAAGTAGGATTTCTTTACTAAGATTTTGCATGCTTGCTATAGTATTTTGTGCTGGGGAACTGCAGTAACTTGAGGTTGGTTTCACAAACAAATATGAGGATTTATTTTCTCTACAGTTTAAATGGGATAAGGCTCCAGTACCCTGGAATGAAAGCACTAACAAAACAATGGTTAAGTTAAAAAGTTGCTTGCTAGTTGCAAATAAAACTGTGTGCTCACTAACGTTTTCTAATCGAATGCATCGATCATTGAGTACTGCAAGGAATTATGAAATTAAGAAtgtcaataacaaaaataatgtaTGCAACGGGCATACTTCGTTTCCACAGCGATTCACAAACTATGGAGATGCAACAGTAAGAGCGTCTAAACCGCGATAAAGAAACGCAGAAATCTTTTTTCTACTAAAACGCGAAATTTCATGCGGACGTCAATCCTTAATCTGTTATTTACCTCCTCGTAGTTTACCAAGGGCTCTATAGAAATTGAATCTTTGTAACGTTATTTTTTTACGGTTgctttaatattatttattattcaatatTTAATCACTTacgtttctaaaaaaaaagaaagaaaagcatttTCCAAACGGATTTCCCGTCTGCCGTTGCCGTCGTAAGGCGTCTATCAATAACTTAGGCCATCACACCCTGGGAAACAATATTGTTCTCTTCCCGTTTTAAAAACATGTTACCAAGAGAGTCCAGCCGCACACGGCAACTTAATCGTttaattattgatttttcagATAACAGACTCAAATATcgtagggtttttttttggttctttatttttttaaatcgctaGGTCGCCAAGAATCATCGATGTTCTCGAGTTGCCATGGTAACTTGGTCGGGCTTCGCGCGCCCCCAAATTGCCCCCGCCCTTTTTATGCCTATTGCTGATCGCTCATCAttagtcttttgttttgatggcAACGGCATGTTGTGTAACGTGTCCAACGAGATTGACACATTTTCGCCGTTCACATGTCTCGTCGCCATTTTTCGCACCGTCCCGTTTTCCACACTCTAAGTTAAAAgcagtgtttttgtttggccaaccctattcatttttaattcgTCTTATCGCATTCGTATTCGTGCTTAGTTTGCAGAAATCGAGTTTCATCTATTTTTATAAGTTCTTTAATAGTACCAGCATGTTGAAGTCACTGTTGGACCTATTCAACAATAACCTTCAAGTTCACTCACGTGTGTGACCCTTCTATCTACAATGAAAGTCGCGCTACCCTTGGAGTTCCTCTTATTACGTTATCATCTCCCGCTCATCAATCTCATCCATGCGGATCCGACCTGAATCCAAAATTTTAGGTCAAGTCTAAAGTGACTTTCTATAAATGTACGTAGCAATTTGCACTGTTTTTACCccactctctcttttttgacACTTGAATTTGTGAATTTGAATagcatgtttcattttttttaagtagcaAACAAAACTTAACAATTATGAACAATCGAGAAAAGCAATCAATTTTTGGGCAATATGGTGACGCTCACTATTTGTATTGTTATAAACTACAGACATCATTTATAAATAATATTCATAAGAACAATGCCGCCTGTTgatttaaagtaaaaaatagtAAGCTTGCAAAATAATTAAGGCGTgtatttgttttacttttaccTCGCTGTTGTGCCAAATAATCAATGTATCTTTAAtcttttatattaaaaaaccATCTAGGATAAACCTTGCGTGTGGATGGCTGAGAAACATCAGCAGCTTTGTAAGCTGGTACTTGGACCGTCGATGGAGATGCGATAACAGGCTTAGACCATGGGTCTGATTGAACGGTAGTTGATTTATGCGTCACTCTTTCAATGTCAGCAGACTGCCTGCTTTCCTTCCTACCAAATTCATCAGAGGATTTTGTAGCTGtattaaaaaaccatttggATTGCGAGTTGCTATGATCCGATTGCGAAACAGTAGGATTGTACGATCCTCTTACAGCGGGCCTGGTGTTGGTAACTTGCCAGGCCGGCACTTGAACATCAGCAGGTTTGTTGATAGTGCTTTCAGCAACAAAGGGTTTGGAGTTCTCATTCTTGCTAGACGAGTCATCAGAAGGTTTAGATTTGGGGGTACTAAAAAACCACTTGGGATGTTTAGTTTTATGCTCTTCGGCTTGGTGAAATTTAATTGAAGGAGAAACTGGGCGTTCTTCATTTAAGGGCTTAGCTGGGACAACTGGTGTGTGCCAAAAGGGGAATTCAACGGCCGAAGATTTTGGGCTGTCGGGTCTTGGGTTGTGTGTTCCTGCTGTTCCATAGGTAGATTTTGCAGGGCTAAAAAAACTTTCAGACTTGGACATGCGCGATCCGGATCGAGGGACGTCGAAAGCCCGATGTGGCTGAATGGCAACAGGTGAGTCAACTGGTCTGGCCCGGGTTGGGATTTCAACGGCACCAGCCTTGCCTTCGTGGTTTTCTTCCTCGGACTCAacctttttaattttgttcttaaaacttttctttccttcagaTTCTTCggaatcttcttcttctgaatcTCCTTCATCagaatcttcttcttcattttcattttcttcgttttcattttcttcattttcattttcctcgttttcttctttcccatAATCTCCTTCGtccttttgtttcattttctcagatttttctttttcaggttCATTCTTTTCTCCAGTGGTTGCTTTTAATGGCTGTCATGAAAACATGACATTCGTATTTTCAGTACAGTAACTTGTGTAATGTTTAAGATCAACTTACAGTATCGGTAGCCTCGGAATCTTCGTCAGTTTCGGTGATATCAGTGGATGCTAGAGTGGAATCTTCAACGTCAGCTTTAATGACCTCAGTAGAAATTTTAGCTTCATTTTTAGCTGGAGCCGCGGTCGATAACACAACGGCGGTTAGAAGAACGACAGCTAGCCAAATCTGCAAAAATTTATTAGAACAAGTATTTATCGCAATGTACAACTTAACTATACTCGACTGGTACCTTCATTCTACGAAAGGAGACTGGGATTGAAGAACAAAGAATTCATCGTTCGACCCTATTTATACGAAGGCTTCAAAAGTTCCACTGCATACATGGCATCcttttgaaacaacaaaagctGCGTGGGTTTAATAACATGGAAATGTCGAGAACCTGTATATGAGATAAGAGAAAGGGAACGGATTTTCGGCAGATGCTTGCGTGCCTGTCAGAGTGAAGTTAAGAAGTCACGAGGCTCAGATTAAGGACAAATTACACCTGATCTTAGCCACACCTTAGGCCTTTCTTGATTATTTTTGATCGTCTGACCTTGCAtttggtccttttttttaatcttctttaaaaagataaaatgtgAGGTTAATGACATTTTGTTATATTGTAGGAATCTAACGTCGTGCTGGATGGAGGCCTCATGGTAGGGCTAACTGGTTTCCTGTTAGTGTGTATGGCTCCATTCTATTGATATAGATGTCATCAAGGATAATGGAAGATGTATGATGGCGAAGAAAATATATGGCGATCTGGAATAATTTACTAGCGACATGCTGAAATCGTCCACAGCTTCTTGAGAAGAACGTAAGTGCGACTCACATGTTTTTATTAATCAAGTTGCGTCTCGTGCAGCACGAAAGAATCTTATACTACAACATATGGAATGTAGCGTGACTTTGCGTGGATGTACGCCTTGGCTGATAGACTACATATGCGTGACTAGACGCTGGATGAAAGTGTTTCCATTTTCACACTGATATGCGTTATGCGAGCAAGCAGCGGCTTTGACCTGCATACTAAAGATTCATTGTACAaggcaaatttttaaaacataaaagcCAACGTGATGTctttattcattatttattttcatattcaattttattctcTCAGTCTATCATCCCAAATAAGATTTATTCTTCCTGTTTTAATTAAAGGAACGAATAGCAAGTACAATACGTAAGTAGTATTTTAAAGTGCTGTAATAGGCAAATGCCGTAATGCAATTGCCGTTATTGCTGACAGGAAGTCCCTGTATAATGTTCAGAGTGTCCTCGCAATATTGTAGTCCGTGCTTTTATGATTTTCTTCGTGACTGTTGTGAGATTCACGTCCATCTGATGGTTCAACATCAAGTCCTCTGTTGGGAAAGTGGTGCCATAGACGTGGATTGATCATCGAAACGTCTATAGATGAAACCCGCTCACTGATATCTGTTGAGCCATTCTTCAAAATTAGGTGAAAGATGCAGACACCAAGAATAGCTCCAACATGCGGGCCGACCAAAAATATCCAGAACCAGTTGTATTCTCGAAAGCTGTAAATCAAAActcatttttcgaaaaactgaatatgttttttaatttactaAACAACTAGCAAACCTGAATACACCTAGTCCCCATCCACCAAGGAAGGAAACCAATCGAGGAGCGAGATCCCGCGCCTGAAATATCATTTAATCATAACCAAAATAAGAACAAGAATCGtggttaataaaaaaaaggtagtgTCCTTGACATACCGGATTGAGGGCGTAACCTCCATTAGATCCGTAGGCGACACCGATGGCCAACAGCGTGAAACCAACATAGAGTGGCTGCAAGAAATTTGGCACGTTTGAATACCGTTTGTCAGTTACCACGCATATGACGAGCGTGAAAATCATGGTCGATAATATCTGCGATGTAACGCATTAATGATACATCCC is a genomic window containing:
- the LOC130696413 gene encoding ATP-dependent (S)-NAD(P)H-hydrate dehydratase-like; the protein is MHSIRKLLSFQGTGALSHLNCRENKSSYLFVKPTSSYCSSPAQNTIASMQNLSKEILLLEMKKSIPILSNSLHKGESGRIGVIGGSLEYTGAPYFAAIAALRVGCDLVHVFCMKEAAPVIKSYSPELIVHPLLDAPNAFEAISAWLPRIHSLILGPGLGRDESVFKVLGPIINHAKELKIPLVIDADGLFYINSNHHIIQNCTNVILTPNTIEFTRLYKAIMGITIDPSQPVQPEDVGALAKKLGHVTILQKAEKDIITNGININICEKMGSPRRCGGQGDLMSGMLATFLYWKTHDQYSHEVTLSAGAAAAHLSRMINRKAFEIHGRGTLASDMIPYIPECFRSLFNQE
- the LOC130694543 gene encoding SPARC-like protein 1, which produces MKIWLAVVLLTAVVLSTAAPAKNEAKISTEVIKADVEDSTLASTDITETDEDSEATDTPLKATTGEKNEPEKEKSEKMKQKDEGDYGKEENEENENEENENEENENEEEDSDEGDSEEEDSEESEGKKSFKNKIKKVESEEENHEGKAGAVEIPTRARPVDSPVAIQPHRAFDVPRSGSRMSKSESFFSPAKSTYGTAGTHNPRPDSPKSSAVEFPFWHTPVVPAKPLNEERPVSPSIKFHQAEEHKTKHPKWFFSTPKSKPSDDSSSKNENSKPFVAESTINKPADVQVPAWQVTNTRPAVRGSYNPTVSQSDHSNSQSKWFFNTATKSSDEFGRKESRQSADIERVTHKSTTVQSDPWSKPVIASPSTVQVPAYKAADVSQPSTRKVYPRWFFNIKD
- the LOC130694554 gene encoding aquaporin-9-like; translation: MCKRFPFPSVFRAAFAEFLGTYILVVIGNGSIAQSQLTNGEKGDYFTINWGWALGCSLGMIVSANISGGHLNPAVTMALALVRRFPWRRLPVYWCAQYVGALAASGTVLGVYHEGILEGKVNGKFRIEKNITEPGMASIFANYPAHYSSASIGLIEEILSTMIFTLVICVVTDKRYSNVPNFLQPLYVGFTLLAIGVAYGSNGGYALNPARDLAPRLVSFLGGWGLGVFSFREYNWFWIFLVGPHVGAILGVCIFHLILKNGSTDISERVSSIDVSMINPRLWHHFPNRGLDVEPSDGRESHNSHEENHKSTDYNIARTL